Proteins encoded together in one Bacteroidetes bacterium GWF2_43_63 window:
- a CDS encoding dihydroorotate dehydrogenase gives MGFLSWFESIGHVGQAAFATTFTWLMTALGAATVFLFKEINRKVLDLMLGIAAGVMIAASFWSLLSPAIEMEEARGGIGWIPAVIGFLAGAAFLRIADRLLPHLHNGMKKSDAEGLPVKWNRNTLLILAVTLHNIPEGLAVGIVFGSLASGIEGTTLAGAIALTIGMGLQNFPEGAAVSLPMFRDGRSRMRSFMAGQFSGLVELAGGVLGAIAVMHMTTMLPYALAFAAGAMIYVVVEELIPESQRGEHNDLATTGTIAGFALMMFLDVALG, from the coding sequence ATGGGCTTTCTCAGTTGGTTTGAATCAATCGGACATGTTGGACAGGCCGCATTTGCTACTACTTTCACATGGCTGATGACTGCTTTGGGCGCAGCAACAGTTTTTCTTTTCAAAGAAATTAACCGAAAAGTTCTGGACCTGATGCTGGGCATTGCCGCAGGTGTAATGATTGCAGCCAGCTTCTGGAGTCTGCTGAGTCCGGCTATTGAAATGGAGGAGGCGCGCGGAGGCATTGGCTGGATACCGGCGGTCATTGGTTTTCTGGCGGGTGCTGCTTTTCTGCGCATCGCCGACCGCTTGCTGCCGCACTTGCATAATGGAATGAAAAAATCGGATGCCGAAGGGTTGCCGGTGAAATGGAACAGAAATACTTTGCTGATCCTCGCAGTTACACTTCATAATATTCCCGAAGGACTAGCAGTCGGAATTGTATTCGGATCATTGGCTTCCGGAATCGAAGGTACAACGCTCGCTGGCGCCATTGCGCTCACTATTGGCATGGGTCTGCAAAATTTTCCGGAAGGCGCAGCCGTCTCTCTGCCCATGTTTCGCGATGGTCGCTCTCGTATGCGCTCGTTTATGGCCGGACAATTTTCGGGTCTGGTTGAATTGGCGGGCGGCGTTCTGGGCGCTATTGCGGTCATGCATATGACTACCATGTTGCCCTATGCATTGGCATTTGCAGCCGGCGCTATGATTTATGTAGTAGTGGAGGAACTCATACCCGAATCGCAGCGCGGCGAACACAACGATCTGGCTACCACCGGAACCATAGCCGGCTTCGCACTCATGATGTTTTTGGACGTGGCGCTTGGGTAG